Proteins encoded within one genomic window of Streptomyces taklimakanensis:
- a CDS encoding cupin: protein MAGGARVVNAARDEPSPAPLPGAVGLSHLEAYDWEAADGVCGGSPHVHLVCTEAYVVTGGRGAVQTLTIDGYRETDLVAGAVVWFTPGTVHRMVQRDGLKVTVLMQNSGLPEAGDAVFTFPPSVLADPERYAAAASLPAKEGLVAEEAARRRRDMAVEGYLPLRDALRAGDAGPLVEFHRAAARLVAPRVPDWARLWRAGALAAAERTGAQLAALGAGDVAHLAEARVEAAMPTRRGGYGMCGRRAEYEIPGATLPYHGE, encoded by the coding sequence GTGGCTGGGGGCGCACGGGTGGTGAACGCGGCGCGGGACGAGCCGTCCCCCGCCCCGCTACCGGGCGCGGTCGGTCTCTCCCACCTCGAAGCCTACGACTGGGAGGCCGCCGACGGAGTGTGCGGCGGCAGTCCGCACGTCCACCTGGTCTGCACGGAGGCGTACGTCGTCACCGGCGGCCGCGGTGCCGTGCAGACGTTGACGATCGACGGGTACCGGGAGACGGATCTCGTGGCCGGGGCGGTGGTCTGGTTCACGCCCGGCACCGTGCACCGCATGGTCCAGCGGGACGGACTGAAGGTCACGGTGCTCATGCAGAACAGCGGCCTGCCCGAGGCCGGCGACGCCGTCTTCACCTTCCCGCCGTCCGTCCTGGCCGACCCCGAGCGGTACGCGGCGGCGGCCTCCCTGCCCGCGAAGGAGGGGCTCGTGGCGGAGGAGGCCGCCAGGCGCCGCCGGGACATGGCCGTCGAGGGCTACCTCCCGTTGCGGGACGCCCTGCGGGCCGGCGACGCCGGGCCCCTGGTGGAGTTCCACCGGGCGGCGGCCCGGCTCGTCGCGCCCCGGGTGCCCGACTGGGCGCGCCTGTGGCGTGCCGGTGCTCTCGCCGCTGCCGAACGCACCGGCGCCCAACTGGCCGCCCTCGGCGCGGGCGACGTCGCCCACCTGGCCGAGGCGAGGGTGGAGGCCGCGATGCCGACCCGGCGCGGCGGTTACGGGATGTGCGGGCGCCGCGCGGAGTACGAGATCCCCGGCGCCACCCTGCCCTACCACGGCGAGTGA